agtgaaatggtccccatgacacttgttagcaaaaaaaagtaaagtgaaatggtccacatgacacttgtcatcaaaagaagttaagagaaaagtggtcctagaaaattaaaataacatttgactttcccaattaggaaatcaGCCTATTTTTtgtaacatttatttatagaaatcaGCCTATTAAAAAGAACGAAGGGAGTACTTGGTTGGTGATggaggatgaagatgatggtcATGTACGATAAAATGTTCAAATTTTTTTGTTAAAAGCTTAGACCATCCATATACCAATTTCTACCATTAATGACAAATTTCTTTAAGTTTCTATAATATGTTTGTTTAACAACCGAGAGGATGAACAGAGAATTTGGTTGAGAAAATGAAATGCTAGGCATTTTATTTTGAACCAAGTTTGAGAAGGGAGATAAAGATAAACATCATCTGAAAACTAgaattttacgcatgtttttttgttttaataatgAAACACGTATTCACGAGCTTCAAACTCAAGTCACatgctatgttgtaaaaggcgcctAGGCGCCGCCTAAGAAAAAAAAGCTCCTAAGGCGCCAAAAGAAAGCTTAAATCAGTTGTTTTCTATATTTCGGACGCTCACCTTGGACGCCCTAGGCGCTAGGCTTGGCGCCTCGCCcaacgccttttacaacataggtcACATGTATCATCAGTCATCACCGAATGACTTTACCATTGTATCATAATATCAGTTACCCATGTTAGATTATTACCTtatcctttctttcttttctcttcgGTTGTGTTGGGGAAAGCAAGAAGCACCAGTTGTATAGCAAAAGAAGATTCTCCCAAGGGGAGACATGCTCGAGCAGAGTAAGACAAAATTTTGTTCTGAAAATGAGTAGGACAAAGTTTTCACAGATCCAAGTAAACATAAATAAAAGAGGTTGACAGACACAGCAAGTTGCTGGATTTAAAGGTTGCTGCTGCTTGCTACTGTAAGACGTGGTCCAAAAAGAGGATGATTTGAacaaacaaaattagggtttctgtaagTGAAGGTTGTGGTCctttttcttgcaaattactCTGATCATACTGTGACCACAGAATGCTTTAGTCATATACAAGATGGACCACCACATCCACACCAGTCTTCTTCTTATTACTTAATATCATCTCATTTAATTTCAGCAACTAATCAAATTAGTTGAACTTAAAAAAAGTTCAACTGTTTGAGCACCAACTCTAAGAAATTACTACTATTGCTACTGCTACACAGTGCTGTTGTTATTCAGAGGGaagttttgaaccctaaacaACAGAGGACCTGAAACTaaactttcaattttaaacattcCAATGGAACGAAGAATTCCTGCCTGCCTGCTGCTGCTAAGGCTATAACTGACAAAGACTCAATAATTGATTTGAACCAGTTTGAATCCAACAACCGTTCAAAAATTGAATCACCAACAGATATTCAACAGTTTAATGAACAGGGAAACAGGTAAACAGAGCTGGCCAATTTACCTGACCAGTACAAGTACCTGACTCCTACAAGCAGACCAGGCAAAAAGCCTGCTGTTGCTGGTTAGGAGGAACCTTGAAGATTACAGTTGATAACATGAGATCATAGATTTGTGTTTTACTAGGAATTAACATAATATAAAGAAAACATAACTTCATTTGTTGAAAGCGTCCAAAAAGAAGGTGCTGCACAAATAAAAATACATCGCTGAAAATGTAAACCAAGATACTGCGATAGCTGATAATGTATTGATGTATGTCCTTGATCTAAGGGAAGTAAACAGGCCAGTTGAAGTAGTAAGAGTCACGCACTTCCTTGTCCATCTCGTTCCActgcaacaacaaaagagtacatatttgttttcaaaaaaagaatCTATGGCCTATTGAGTTGCAAGTGATTCTAACTATGCTTGTTCTGGGTATCAGTATCACGACGCAATTGTTTGCCTACTTTCCTTGTCAATTGTTGTTTAAtgcaaaaacaaaatttattcAACAGACAGTTGTTTCAACAAGTATTTTGCTCAGCCGGAATAGCACCAACTCAAccatgggtttttttttttggaaaagaattTAATAACACGTCAAGAAAAATTAGAAACTGACCTTAAACTTATACGGCTGTTTCTTTTGGAGTGCTTTTTTCCAGTGGTACTGTTCGAATATCATTGCCCGGTCATGCCAACTGCACATAGAATCATTTCAGCTTTCATGAGAAAAAGTTTTACTTAGAAGGACAGAAAGTTATGAATCTTAAGCCTAATGGTATTTGAGGAACCATGAATAACTACCTGTGAAGCGTAGAGACAGCAAGATAATCTTAAGTACACATACAACAATACAAGTGTGGATGCAGACACTAACCGTTGATAAAATTAAGGAGGGAAAAAATCCAAGTACACATGCTAACCATACAACAGGATGTAGACAACTAGCAGACTAAACAAAGTGCTGATTCCACAACAGAAAGAGTAACCACAAGAGCTGTGTCATGATGCTTTTTTGAAACGCGAAAGAGATGAATATTGGCAAACACACTAAAATATGGTTACATAGCCCTATGAAAATAGGGTCGTGATAGGCGTGGCACGCCAGTGATAGACCAAAAAAGGGCAAGAGCAGTACCAAGACGGGTGAccgcttgggaagtcctcgtgtacCTTTGTTCTGGTTGAAGCCAGCCATTTCCTTAGGTAAGGGCGAGAGTGGTACCAAGAAGGATGACAGCTTGGGAAGTCCTCATGTTTTCTTTCTAGCCTACCCCAACTTGCGTGGGACTATAAAGGCtcggaaaaagaagaaaaataaagaatggTTATATCCATTGGGTGCTAACCTTTGATAATTCGAAGTACTCAACCGTTTATCTCTCACTACATTATTTTACCAATACCAGCAAAAAGAGTTGATGTACGAAAAGGAAGCATCCATGACCAGTGATTGAGTAAATTCACTCAGTACCGATGTCTGGCACAGGGAAATATTTATCCAAACGAGAGAAATTCATGCTCCTTGGTCCTTATAGTCAGTTATCTCGCTTATGAAAATATTACCTATCTTGCTTCAATACAGCTAACATCTACTCAACGTTCGGAAATCATTCGCTAACTATTTATTCCAGTATATCAGACAACGTGTAAATAAAAGTGGGGTCTAATAACTAAAGCCTGTGTATGCCAATATCACAGCTTCCAAATGCGAATGGTCCGTACTTCAGTACCCGGACTTTTGAATTCAGTAGCTGTATACTTCTACCTAAATCTACGTCTTTGTCTAGTTTGATTGATGGTGAGAAGAGGACTAATAGCTTCCAGAATACCGACCTGGAACTGGTCAATCACCCCCTCCCCATTGCAACTACTAGAAAAGTGACAGCAGCTATCTAGCCTTACAATGCGGAATTAGTTATAGTGACCGTCTTACACCTAGGCATATTCTAAGGCTCTAGCTTTTCTTATGTGCTACAGTTTCTATTTTCTGCAACAAGAATTTTCTTCATCACTCATTCCAATAGTAAAGAATCATATGGCTGGACCAACATCACAGCAGGGAGCTACCAGTGTATTATGGACAATCTGTTTTTGAGGCACGGTGCGGCAGATGTGGAATTAGTTATAGTGACTGTCTTATACCTAGGGCATATTCTAAGGCTCTAGCTTTCTTATGCTGCTTCAGTTTCTTTTTTCCGCAACAGGAATTTTCTTTATCACTCATTCCGATAGTAAAGAATCATATGGCTGGACGAACATCACAGCAGGGAGCTACCAGTGTATTATGGACAATCTGTTTTTGAGGCACAGTGCGGCAAACGAGTGTTTATCTCAATCATCACAAAAATCAAATATGGAGCACAAAGAGTCTTTGCTTCGATATAGTTTGTCAATCAGAGATGTGCAATAGGTTTTCGCTCCTATTCTACCAAAAAATGTGACAGATACCGACGTTCATGTTAACCCATGAACATATGTCTTAGTATGACTATTAACAGAATATTATCAGTGACTTACAAAAAATTCTATCAAACTAAAGAACTCAGCAAAGAcagctaaaatcatgaacaaAAAAGTAGAAAGAACATTGTAGCTAATGCACTGACAGCAATTCCTCAGCTATGAGCTTCTGACTTTCGAGTCGATGCTAGATCAACACAAATTTTATTGTACGACACTTAGCTCAACCATGGAACCCTGCTAACCTTTTAAACTGAAGTAGAAATGGTTTTCATGTTTGGTTCAATTAAGGAAACACCATCTTCTCCATCATTAGTTGAAAAAGGGACACTAGTTTATGTTAATAAATTCAAGGGTTGCTTGCTATAATCCATGTATGCCAAAACTGGATCTGTATCTAAATGATCTGTTCAGCATTACTCAATGATCTACTAAAACGTAACTACTATAAAATAAAACTGCATTTAAAATAAACTTCAAGAGGATCCCTTCACACGTTTCTTCTCACACTATCTCATATTTTAGCCGTCTTTTTTGTGAACAAAAACCAAATGTTAtcgtatttgaagctaatatcttCGGGATATGTTCCTATTGCAAAGCTCTATATATCTACCAAAAATGATTGCATTCCTAGACCTACAACATCACGCATTCCTAGACGTACAACatcaccatctactactttgaaaatgagccgtTGAAAGTCAATGAAGTTTTGACCATTGAAATCAAGATTGGTAGATGGTGTGGTTTAGTATTTCGGAAtacgctcatttttggtaggaacatAGAACTTCATAAGAGGAATATATCCCAAAATATTAGTTTCAAATCCGTTTTTGTTTGGTTTTTATTTGCAAAAATAGCACATaatgtgtgagatagtgtgagaatTCACATGTAAAGGGATCCTCCCTCGTACTTAAAATGATTCTAGACAAATACCCTAAATTCAAACAAAATAGCTTACTAGATACTATCATGCAAATTCTAGAAAACCCATCTAAGAGTTGATTAGGTACTACTGTAAGAAAGGATATTTAAATACTGATAAGTTGCTTAGGTATTAGAAATACTGTTGAGACTCTTTGTCGACCAAGGTTTCCCTGAGAAGGATGACCACCTTATAACAGCAGACATGCTTTTCGAGTTTTCAAGTACGTCAAGCTGAATCCCAGTCTCAAAATTTGTATGTTTCCAGATCTTTCTTATTTGAGACTTGTTAGAAGAAAATTCAAAAGACCCTCAAAAGTTTCAAAGAACAAATATTTGTCCCCTTCTAGCGAGTGATTCTAGAGGAACAACTTGAACTCGAACTTGAACTTGAAAGTCGTTACCAATCCTTATTGTTGCAAGTGCCAATAGTACTAACACAGAATTCTAATATAACTTGGGAAACTAGCTTCCAATTTACTGCAGTTAGAAGATTGGATAAATAACCAGAAGAGTATATTGATTGCAATTGCATTTGATCTGGACCTTACACTAATGACACGTATGAAATCCCTATTCAATAATGTCTCCTACACATTGATATTCGAAACTCCTGATTGACCAAAGAGAAAAATAACGACTCTACATGATCTCTGTGGTTCTCTTCCAATAGCAAGAAGACCCATGTAGAATAGACAAGGCTGAGAAAAGACATATGTCAAAAGGGGTACAGAAACGGGTGATTTATCCTTCTAAGAATCCTCATCATGATTAAAGCCCAACGTAGAACACTTAAAATTTGCATAAAGATATCTAGTGTATTCTACTGTACTTTTAACCAAGGTTTCAGCATCTTATACTATTTATTTCCAGAGACGATAGGATCACAGAAATCCAGATGTCGAACTATAACTGGTAAAATACAAATTTCTGCCAACccagaagaaaaaaggaaaacctCGACTTACATCCATCAGTGTTAACCTTTGATCATCTATTTTAGTATGTTTAACTCCCAACGCGCCAACAATAAGTAATAAGCTAAATACACCTTTTTTCATCAAGTAAATAAGTCAGCCAGAAATAGTAAAAATCATCGGAAAAAGAAAACGTACAAGAAAAGGGATTTAATGAACGTTCATTTTAAGGTAGGACACGGTTTACCCTCAATAACAAAAATCTCATAGCAATACATCAGTTATGAACTTGAGTCCATGGTAGATTGCTGAGAAGTTGTATTCTATGACACTTAGCTCAACCATGGTACCCTGACTACTACCTTCTTTGCTGACGTGCAAAAACTTTACATGTTAAGAAAAAAAACGTTTCATCAAGGAACCATCGTCTTCTCCAAATGTAACTTGGAAAGGGACACCTAAAATTCTTATAGTTACAAATTCAAGGGCGGTTTGCCATAATACAAGTAGGCCAAAACTTGGTCTGTAAGTAGATAATCAGTTCAGCAGTACTCACTGATTGATTCATACATACATAAGTAGTATGAAGTGAAATTACATGTCCAGGTGTTGCATCGCAAAAAATACCATAATGAGAATGACAACGACGACTTCTAGACATAAGCGGATACAGCCTAAGTTAAAACTTCATCACTACTTGATACTATATGTGAGTTACAGGAAACTAAGTACTACTGCACTAGAGGTTATTCATAAACGGAAAGTTGCTTAGGTATTAGAGATACTGTTGAGAGACTCTCTGTTGACTGAATTTCTCCAGAGAAAGATGACCATCTATGGCAGCGCACATGCTTTTCAAGTATGTCAAGCTGAATCCCAGTctcaattattatttttgttgcTCTTAACTCTTTCCTAAGCGAGACTCGTTAAAAAAAAGAATTCAACAAATCCTCAAAAGTCCAAAAGAACAAATATCATGGCCCCTTCTATCTGGTGATTCTAGAGGAACAACTTCGACCAGAAAATTTCATTACCAATCCTTACTGTCACACAAGTGGCAATTATACTAGCACAAAATCCTAATAAACTTAGGGAACTAGCCCCCAATGCACTGTAGCTAGACGACTAGATGTATAACCAGAGGAAATATATTGATTGCAAGTGAACTTTACACTAGTGACACACAAATGAAACCCTATTCAATTGGACTAGAACGTCCCAGAAAAATTGATATCAGAACTCCTGATAAACTCTAATTGAAATAAGAATAACCCTAGGAATTGAAATAAGAAGTTTACATTAGGTTCCACATAGCAAAGATTATTAACTTTAAagacaaatttaaaaaaaaaatccgagaTAAATtggaaaagagaagagaaagagggAGGTATGTTACTTGGATTGATTAGAGAGTTGCCAAATGTATGGATTGAACCAAGTGATGGCAGAGAAAGCAAGCGAACCGATCCATATATTTCCGAATCGTTCTGGGTCTGCATGTGGAACTCCAGGGTCTCCTCTGTATGCATTTCCGAAAAATCTATCCATTTCTTCCTCTCTCAATTATCCAGACTATGTTATTATTTATCCGTTTTCACTTCACTTTACTCCACAGACTTACTACGCACACCACAATATTATATTTAGGGGCCACCTGAAATTTCCGCCCACTCTATCTTCACCATAACAAATTATAAGGGTAATCACGACGGTTCAAAGGGAATAGATCACATATAGGACAAGCAAATGCtaatacagtagaaactctttaaATTAATAGCTCGGAAACCAGAAAAATCTATTAATTTATTATTAATTTAGTGAGTTAAATTTTAGCTTGTATAAGTCTAGTTGGAATCATCAAATGAAATTATTTTAAAAAGATAATTAATTTAACGAGCATTAATttaaagagtttctactgtaaaCCCTTACTATCAGATACTCAGATGGTATCACCCCGTTTATAATGATATCCTCCTTTATAATGATATCCTCCTTTACGGATCACGGTAAATTCGGTTCATTATTTACTCAACCATTCGCAAGTTGGGTGTTACCCGAAACAAATATAGCATTTGTGTAATTTGTTTTAAAGTTATACATGAAGCAGACGTTTAGGCACTTGTGTGATCAAAGTGTTTAGTTCAAAAGGAAGTTATTGAATGAGATTTATCTTGAAGGGAAACATCAAATATCTTCGTTGTTGGAGAATGTGAGAACGTGATTGGTTCTGTTGAAGATTTAGATATTAATCTAAGCTGGAGAGCAAGGAAAATCGCGGTGGAGTACCaagttttattttagttttttagaaattattttccttattcttttaggAGAAAGAGACCATACTGGAAAAGTGAATGTTTGAGTAAAGAAATTAGGATTCTAGTCGTTACTATTTTTGCTGCTTCAAACTTGTCCTAGGCGACAAGCTTAACTTCTTTGAAAACTTATGTAATGGACAGTGTCCCAAACTATCTTATCATTCTTTTTATTACTAATACTGTTTCAAAATCATAGGCTGCCTTTATGTGTAATTTGTACATGAAACCAATGTATCCTTTTTGAAATGGAGAGCGTATAAAAGAAATAGTTTGTATCATAAAGACTGGAAAATAAATATCTTGTCTAATATATATGCTTTAAGATAAACTGGAAATTGTAGAACTATCCCTCCTTCTATTAGGCCTTTTCGAATATCCCTAACAAACTTTATAAATATCCCTGATGGCATAAATGAAATTGTATCTGAAATATGAGTTTTAATAATTCCTTATTTAACCTTTCACTCTTGCTTATAAACCATGTTAAATATATccatactttttaataaccttatccatttaaaattagattaccttaataccctcacacATAAGGTTTTACGTGaataaaaatttataataaaactgtttttcaaaataataaaaacaccttccaaatttatctcttaaTTTTTTACGGGATAAGTTACCTTATTTATATTGGGTTTGCGCCGGGGTTTTGATATAAGATAAAGACCTCTTTCGTATCCACAAGAGTTTTTTTTATCTTCGTTTTCTATGTTGATACGAGGGTTTATGTGCACATAGCAAAAATTATTAACATGTAGCATGAGAACTAAAGAAAAACCACAGCAAATCCTAAaaccaaatttaaaaaaaaaaatccgataTAAATTGGAAAACAGAAGAGAAAGAGGGAGGTATGTTACTTGGATTGATTAGAGAGTTGCCAAATGTATGGATTGAACCAAGTGATAGCAGAGAAAGCAAGTGAACCGGTCCATATATTTCCGAATCGTTCTGGGTCTGCATATGGAACTCCAGGGTCTCCTCTGTATGCATTTCCGAAAAATCTATCCATTTCTTCTTCCTCCCTCTCAAATTTCTCTCAAATTTTATATTTCCTCCCTCTTTTTTATCCAGATTACCaaggtgttagtcctcaagggagtttgGAGAGTTGGGTATAATTGGATTTTTTCACATTAGTCAtgggggagtttgagggagtctctcaaaatccccgttatcgtgggagagtttagaagagtctctcaaactccttaGAAAATCTTGTTAGTTGtgagggagtttgaaagaaactcttaaactccctgttagtggtaaaaactagaatgctagggagttcgttttttttttgggagttGTAGGGAGTTCACAGTGTATTTTTGTCTCACTTCAAATCTCTccaaaaagtagagattttgggagagtttctcaaactccctacactgaaAACAACAAACTCTCTtaaactccctatactctcttacactctctcaaaatccccaagattcaaaatacactaAAATCCCCTCAACttactcgtggactaaccccttgTATATTATCCGTTTTCACTTCACTTTACTCCATAGACGCACTACGCAAAATCACAATTGTTTTAGGGGCCACCTGAAATTTCCGCCTACTATATCTTCACCATAACAATTGATAAGGGCAATCACGAAAGTTCGAAACGAGAAATTCAAGTATTATCGATTTTTGTTGACAAGTATCTTGAGACCTGTTTCAAGAGCTTCAACATTGAAAAAACTTTTGTGAACAATCAGAGCACGTCCAAACATTCGAGTATTATTCGACTCGACCAAAACGTAAATTTTGTGTGTTATTTTGTCAATCATTTGTGAATCATGTATTATTCAGAATAAAAGTAGCGCGTCTGTAATTCGTCTTAAGTTATACCTATAGTAGTCTTTTAAGCATACCATAATGTTATTTTTTCATTACCATTTCTAGACTCATTATGGCACTTGCAGAAGTAGAATGCTTTGTTATAAAGAAAGTTATTTAATGAGATTTATCTTTATGAGAAACCTCAGATATCTTCATTGTTGGAGAATGTGATAAGGTGGTCGAATCTCTCAAATATTCGGTATTAACCTAAGTTGGAGAGCAAGGAAAATCATAGTGGGATACCAAGCTTTATTTggttgttttaaaaaaaaatcttattttctTAGGAGAAAAAGATCATAGGACTCCAGTTATTACTATTTTTACTACTTCAAACTTGTCCTAGGAAAACAAGCTTAACTTTTTTGAAAATTTATGTGGTGGACAGTGTCCCAAACTATCTTATTATTTAAAGatgcggggtaccaaaatacaccaccaactttttcttaggcaacatgtatggactaaactcaaatacaattccgagatttACAACTTAATGAGTCTCAGTCAGaaattatatgaagagcttatatctctttctctcacaatcagttgTAAACAGAAACAAGTTTGTGAACCTGATCATTCCATGAGCAACttagacgattccaaagatcaatatctaagatcaatcaagtcgtatccaacaattgcgaTGAAATTATCTACATGAATTGATTTatgtacaacctatgatatttcaattataaagataaacaatataaagcggggaaaaaaaacacagacaccagaaattttgttaacaaagaaactgcaaatgtataaaaacccaaagacctagtccatatttgaacaacatattgtattaagccgctaaagacactagcctactataagtacttcatactggaatgtaattAAGATCGAATCTATCGTCACAGTGATTCAGTTACATTCGCGCTCCATAAGCCTCTTAAATCTCGCAAGACTCCttgcagttgattcccttagctgatgtctttttatagcctaagagttgcttcaactaaaTTGAAAACTTTAAACCAATTTTCTTCCCACATTTAAGCCTATATTTTATTTCCGTTCTGATAAAAGATCAAAGTGagataggaaatcgattgcaatagacaaagtttaCTAAACCTCAAAATCCGATCTTATAACTCCCAAACGGCATCCTAAATTATTAATCACCGTACAAGTAGAtatttgtggaatcacaaagtctgggacGAAGAAATTTTTTGATTTATGTCTATCTTGATTGTTTGGAGCTAAAAAATTCAACAatcaaagcaagatcaggatacacaaactatcaagataaagatagttggacctgacttcacgaatccctatgtggAGTTTTTTTAGTCGCTAAAACTAAAAAGTTTTAAAGGAGAGGAAGACTCTATTTTACAATTAGTatacacaagaatagtgtcaggaattcaaagatcccagttgtttgaggttctccttatatagactttcaagatcaaggttgctttagatttaagctaaggtggCTTtgcaatcaagcaatcaataatcactgttagatgaaaaacttgacttgagattgatataatataatatacactctggttaggataaaTCGTCACCAAACcatgtacaatgacttgttcatgaaaggttagctgaAACTATCCAGAAGAACAATAAGTTTAAGTTTAATCATTTTATGCAACACTTTAAGATTTAATATTGAGCCACAAGTGTGATCAAACATGTatatatagtgtttttagagacttattcaaat
This genomic stretch from Papaver somniferum cultivar HN1 chromosome 5, ASM357369v1, whole genome shotgun sequence harbors:
- the LOC113277216 gene encoding uncharacterized protein LOC113277216 is translated as MDRFFGNAYRGDPGVPHADPERFGNIWIGSLAFSAITWFNPYIWQLSNQSNWHDRAMIFEQYHWKKALQKKQPYKFKWNEMDKEVRDSYYFNWPVYFP